A genomic stretch from Corynebacterium faecale includes:
- a CDS encoding alkaline phosphatase D family protein, which yields MHGRTLTRRRFLQATAITATTATTVVHTSDASAGQQGQQGQQGPWFHHGVASGDPTPTSVILWTRVTPIPGATPGSGIGGDVEIGWEVARDASISTVVASGSVITGPGRDHTVHVDPGGLEPATRYFYRFTAPDGTRSPVGTTATLTLDDAPLASLNFAVASCSNWESGFFAAFGDIARRADAGQLDLVVFLGDYIYEYGQGQFVGKNGVIRSTQPAEEIITLSQYRQRYGHHRSDPDLQAAHAALPWVVMWDDHETANDSWRDGAQNHQPHEGPWSERRQAGLQAYLDWMPIRVITDSVLYRSFTFGDLGQLSMLDLRSFRDAPPTHHEWLNGMRGTTMMGTDQFTWLKTQVETSSARWNIIGSSVMFAPMQVTGGPLIQLPDPLPANLDQWDGYSRERDRLLSVLAGTGRPTLFLSGDIHSEWGSTLRHDGRHIAAELVCSSISSPNVDDFLNLPENSPVSLNLENFIRHNASHVRHVDLDAHGYAIASLTPDAVRMEWIRVADITRPDSPVSTAIALDWVYGTGFTS from the coding sequence ATGCACGGAAGAACCCTCACTCGCCGTCGCTTCCTGCAGGCCACCGCGATCACAGCCACCACAGCCACCACAGTGGTTCACACCAGCGATGCCAGCGCCGGACAACAGGGACAACAGGGACAACAGGGACCGTGGTTTCATCATGGTGTGGCATCCGGGGATCCCACCCCCACCTCGGTCATCCTCTGGACACGGGTGACCCCGATCCCCGGGGCCACCCCCGGAAGTGGGATCGGGGGCGATGTGGAGATCGGGTGGGAGGTTGCGAGGGATGCGTCGATAAGCACCGTTGTCGCCTCCGGCAGTGTGATCACCGGGCCGGGCCGTGATCACACCGTGCACGTGGACCCGGGCGGGCTTGAGCCCGCCACCCGCTATTTCTACCGCTTCACCGCACCAGACGGCACGCGTTCGCCGGTGGGCACCACCGCAACGTTGACGCTTGATGACGCCCCCCTCGCCTCCCTGAATTTCGCCGTCGCCTCATGCTCGAACTGGGAATCAGGGTTCTTCGCCGCCTTCGGTGACATCGCCCGGCGCGCAGACGCGGGACAGCTGGACCTGGTGGTGTTCCTCGGGGATTACATCTATGAATACGGACAGGGGCAGTTCGTGGGCAAAAACGGTGTCATCCGCTCCACGCAGCCAGCGGAGGAGATCATCACGCTGTCCCAGTACCGCCAGCGCTACGGGCACCACCGGTCCGACCCGGATCTACAGGCCGCGCACGCCGCGCTGCCGTGGGTGGTCATGTGGGATGATCACGAGACCGCCAATGACTCCTGGCGGGACGGTGCACAGAACCATCAGCCACACGAAGGCCCCTGGAGTGAGCGCAGGCAGGCAGGACTGCAGGCCTACCTGGACTGGATGCCCATCCGTGTCATCACAGATTCCGTTCTCTACCGCTCATTCACCTTCGGCGACCTCGGCCAGTTGTCCATGCTGGATCTGCGCAGTTTCCGGGATGCCCCACCAACACATCACGAGTGGCTGAACGGAATGCGCGGCACCACCATGATGGGCACTGATCAATTCACCTGGTTGAAAACCCAGGTGGAAACCTCCTCGGCGCGGTGGAACATTATCGGCAGTTCCGTCATGTTCGCCCCCATGCAGGTCACCGGCGGGCCACTGATCCAACTGCCTGACCCGCTGCCCGCCAACCTGGATCAGTGGGATGGATATTCCCGTGAACGTGACCGGTTGCTCTCCGTCCTGGCTGGCACTGGTCGGCCGACACTGTTTCTCTCCGGTGATATCCATTCCGAATGGGGCAGCACCCTGCGTCACGATGGTCGCCACATCGCCGCTGAACTGGTGTGCAGTTCCATCTCCTCCCCCAACGTGGATGACTTCCTCAACCTCCCAGAGAACAGCCCCGTCAGCCTCAACCTGGAAAACTTCATCCGACACAACGCCTCCCACGTCCGACACGTGGATCTGGATGCCCATGGTTATGCGATCGCCTCCCTCACTCCCGATGCCGTGCGAATGGAATGGATACGCGTCGCCGACATCACCCGCCCTGATTCACCGGTTTCCACAGCAATCGCTTTGGACTGGGTTTATGGCACCGGATTTACCTCCTGA
- a CDS encoding alpha/beta fold hydrolase — translation MTQSGRRRLALQHAALHSHTRRPGLVHVDVETVVESGGIPIQTYVVGPPAAEATVVFIHGFTLAAEVFYMQVDYLRAHFPHVKSLLIDARGHGRTGRVAPESCTIDGTADDVLAAITTHAPEGPLILVGHSLGGLTALNLVKRADPELRERIAGVILAATSIESLSAQGLPQILASPIAEKVRDVTEASPDDAEAFRHYASQFIAPALSTAVFKRPINDQVVEFHAAMIHETPLDTFVGFFDDLQDHDELDAAEAMSGIHGYVLAGENDDVTPLSQSERICELWPEARCQIAEGAGHMLPLEAPGILNNTIHNLLRNVLEG, via the coding sequence CTGACACAGTCAGGCAGGCGTCGATTAGCGCTGCAACACGCCGCGCTGCACAGCCACACCCGGCGGCCCGGGTTGGTGCACGTTGACGTGGAAACCGTCGTCGAATCCGGCGGCATCCCGATCCAGACCTACGTGGTCGGCCCCCCGGCCGCAGAGGCCACCGTGGTGTTCATCCACGGCTTCACCCTCGCCGCCGAGGTGTTCTACATGCAGGTTGACTACCTGCGCGCGCACTTCCCGCACGTTAAAAGCCTGCTTATCGACGCCCGCGGCCACGGCCGCACCGGACGTGTTGCGCCGGAGTCCTGCACCATTGACGGCACCGCTGATGATGTCCTCGCAGCCATCACCACCCACGCGCCGGAGGGGCCACTCATCCTGGTGGGACATTCCCTCGGGGGCTTGACTGCTCTCAACCTGGTCAAACGTGCTGATCCCGAGCTGCGTGAGCGGATCGCCGGTGTTATTCTCGCCGCCACCTCCATCGAATCACTCTCCGCACAGGGACTGCCACAGATCCTGGCCTCTCCGATCGCTGAGAAGGTCCGGGATGTCACCGAGGCCTCACCCGATGATGCCGAGGCATTCCGGCACTATGCCTCCCAGTTCATCGCCCCGGCCCTGTCCACCGCGGTGTTCAAACGCCCCATCAATGATCAGGTGGTGGAGTTCCATGCCGCCATGATCCATGAGACGCCTCTGGATACCTTCGTCGGGTTCTTCGATGACCTGCAGGACCATGATGAGCTGGATGCCGCCGAAGCCATGTCAGGTATCCACGGCTATGTCCTCGCCGGGGAGAATGATGATGTCACACCGCTCAGTCAGTCCGAGCGGATCTGCGAGTTATGGCCGGAGGCCAGGTGCCAGATCGCGGAAGGGGCGGGGCATATGCTGCCGCTGGAGGCCCCTGGCATCCTCAACAACACCATCCACAATCTTCTCCGCAACGTGCTGGAAGGCTGA
- a CDS encoding serine hydrolase domain-containing protein, translating to MKSLQALDSWPVDNVAGSVIVDGAVTTHGDVDEVFEIMSVTKLVTAYAFLLAVEEGVFELDTPLGPEGATVRHLLGHSSGLAFGSPVVQRPVEDRRIYSSAGFDVLADAVAEEAGMPFAEYLKEAVLDPLGMDSTELHGSAGHAMRSTVADLTRFAQELVEPTLLSQQTLDEAFTVQYPDLIGTVPGYGMQKPCPWGLGFEIKGTKDPHWTGPGMPETTIGHFGYSGTFLWVVPGSGRACVVLTDRFFEDWAKPLWSDFNDALWAEIQA from the coding sequence ATGAAGAGCTTGCAGGCATTGGATTCATGGCCGGTGGATAACGTCGCTGGCAGCGTCATCGTGGACGGCGCTGTGACCACCCACGGCGATGTTGATGAGGTCTTCGAGATCATGAGCGTGACCAAACTGGTGACCGCCTACGCATTCCTTCTCGCAGTGGAGGAGGGGGTATTCGAACTGGACACACCCCTGGGCCCGGAGGGGGCGACGGTTCGACACCTGTTGGGGCATTCCTCGGGTCTGGCATTTGGTAGCCCCGTGGTGCAGCGTCCGGTGGAGGACCGACGCATCTACTCCTCGGCAGGTTTCGATGTGCTTGCTGATGCGGTGGCGGAAGAAGCCGGGATGCCCTTCGCGGAGTATCTGAAGGAAGCGGTGTTGGATCCGCTCGGCATGGATTCCACTGAGCTGCATGGTTCGGCGGGGCACGCGATGCGTTCCACCGTTGCGGACCTGACCCGGTTTGCGCAGGAATTGGTTGAGCCGACCCTGCTGTCACAACAGACACTGGATGAAGCATTCACGGTGCAGTATCCGGATCTAATCGGAACCGTCCCGGGATACGGAATGCAGAAACCATGCCCGTGGGGCCTGGGTTTTGAAATCAAAGGCACGAAGGATCCACACTGGACCGGCCCCGGGATGCCCGAGACCACCATCGGCCATTTCGGTTATTCCGGTACTTTCCTCTGGGTGGTTCCGGGTTCCGGGCGTGCCTGTGTGGTGTTGACGGATCGTTTCTTCGAGGACTGGGCCAAGCCGTTGTGGTCAGACTTCAACGATGCGCTCTGGGCGGAAATTCAAGCGTAG
- a CDS encoding glycosyltransferase family 4 protein: MPAVSDHERLGQLELAPQTARIRNLRSLLSHRPDHTPTFPGEHTGPVIHLLTNSLPHTNSGYSLRSHGVLTALRSVGVSALAVTRLGYPVTVGRLSRTQQELVEGIAYHRLLPWVMPNSSLSVVRHTAADLIRIARSTDAWAIHTTTPFENALAAEHAARELGIPWIYEVRGEPELTWLSRFDPATPLDVEQAAHSSLFQGRRLQETALAMRADAVVALSSVSAEQLAERGVDPEKITVIPNAVDSDLIGKSTDRDALREELGLPTGPLVGSVSAMVGYEGFDTLIESLAQLSDLTAILVGDGTELPALKQLAADCGVINRVIFPGRVPAVDAWKWYAALDVFVVPRKDTPVCRTVTPIKPLAALALGIPVVTSDLPALREVTGNLGVYAEADDPEALALAVNKALRAAPVDATDFLEQRTWDAIGQRYAEMYAELKTRISH; the protein is encoded by the coding sequence ATGCCGGCAGTGTCGGATCATGAGAGGCTCGGCCAGTTGGAGCTGGCCCCACAAACAGCACGGATCCGTAATCTCCGTTCCCTTCTATCCCATAGGCCCGATCACACTCCGACGTTCCCGGGTGAGCACACCGGACCTGTGATCCACCTCCTCACCAATTCCCTGCCCCACACCAATTCGGGGTACTCCCTTCGCTCACACGGGGTGTTGACCGCCTTGCGCAGCGTAGGAGTTTCGGCCCTGGCGGTGACACGGCTGGGTTATCCGGTTACCGTGGGCCGACTATCGCGCACTCAGCAGGAACTGGTGGAGGGAATTGCCTACCACCGACTTCTGCCCTGGGTGATGCCGAATTCCTCCCTCTCCGTGGTTCGACACACCGCCGCAGACTTGATTCGAATCGCGCGCAGCACCGATGCGTGGGCCATCCACACCACCACCCCCTTCGAGAATGCTCTGGCCGCGGAGCATGCTGCACGGGAACTGGGCATCCCCTGGATCTACGAGGTCCGGGGTGAACCCGAACTGACATGGTTGAGCCGTTTCGACCCTGCCACTCCCCTCGATGTGGAACAGGCCGCCCATAGTTCCCTGTTCCAGGGTCGACGCTTGCAGGAAACGGCACTGGCCATGCGCGCAGATGCAGTCGTGGCTCTCAGCAGTGTCTCTGCAGAACAACTGGCCGAGCGTGGGGTGGACCCGGAGAAGATCACCGTGATCCCCAACGCCGTGGACTCTGACCTCATCGGGAAATCCACAGACAGGGACGCGCTCCGCGAGGAACTCGGATTGCCCACTGGCCCGCTGGTGGGATCTGTTTCCGCGATGGTTGGTTATGAGGGATTCGATACCCTGATCGAGTCCCTCGCGCAGTTGTCTGATCTGACGGCGATCCTGGTGGGTGATGGAACGGAACTCCCCGCATTGAAACAGCTTGCCGCGGACTGCGGGGTGATCAATCGCGTCATATTCCCGGGACGTGTCCCGGCGGTCGATGCCTGGAAATGGTACGCCGCACTGGATGTCTTTGTGGTTCCGCGCAAGGACACCCCGGTGTGTAGGACAGTCACCCCGATCAAACCATTGGCTGCACTGGCGCTAGGTATCCCAGTGGTGACCTCAGATCTTCCTGCCCTGCGGGAAGTGACCGGAAACCTGGGGGTCTATGCAGAGGCTGATGATCCCGAGGCGTTGGCCCTTGCGGTGAACAAGGCTCTCCGGGCCGCCCCGGTCGATGCAACAGACTTCCTGGAGCAGCGCACCTGGGACGCCATCGGCCAGCGCTACGCCGAGATGTATGCAGAGCTCAAGACCCGCATCAGTCATTAA
- a CDS encoding OsmC family protein, translating into MSTDSSTTFSLTATRTGSWTYTVDNGRGATVDIGLEGADGAFSPVELLQAALAGCAALSAEAQLVNKLGENAEVSSVVDFTHDADTNRITSLTNLISADMSSLDIERREKLIAAAERSIGILCTVKTSLNHGVEASTTVTAAP; encoded by the coding sequence ATGAGCACAGACTCCTCCACCACTTTTTCGCTGACCGCCACCCGCACCGGATCATGGACTTACACCGTGGACAATGGCCGTGGCGCCACTGTTGATATCGGTCTGGAGGGCGCCGACGGGGCCTTCTCCCCGGTCGAATTACTCCAGGCGGCACTCGCCGGATGCGCGGCGCTGTCCGCCGAGGCACAACTGGTGAACAAACTGGGTGAGAATGCAGAAGTAAGTTCTGTCGTGGACTTCACCCATGATGCGGACACGAACCGCATCACCAGTCTCACCAATCTGATTTCCGCGGACATGTCCTCACTGGATATTGAACGCAGGGAGAAACTCATCGCAGCTGCAGAGAGGTCCATCGGCATTCTGTGCACGGTGAAAACATCCCTCAACCATGGCGTCGAGGCCAGCACCACTGTCACAGCAGCACCATAG
- a CDS encoding glycosyltransferase family 4 protein has product MIISHHWYPENGVHQRRWTWLSKVLIDAGHQVTVITPPPHGQRAGSTREGLRSFKLLNAEAETGQSGESIIRTPYLPSNNSLISRGFSQVFVAATSLITALKRSRGRNGQKPDLIIGTVPALPTSVITYLVALFQRRPYIIDLRDAWPDLLDQITSWNEGVSETSRLENLVLKGPLNLGVGMIRRIVNNILRMSSGIVVTAENLEHHLRESTELWRNKPPVDITTVRNVFPAETDYLATDKSSRPDNELRVLYAGTLGRAQHLQNAIEAVRIAEEKGLTVHLRMVGAGATRQALVKHAREVDGAIEILSRKPADELNADYDWADTALVHLTHWEPLTRAVPSKTYELMVSRIHISAVVSGEAAELVRQQGAGDVVDPADPEGLADLWIQLAKNRDCLAISGRGSDWVSRERETIAPQRLLKLVDTAVQVGRHPFRKKRTGGN; this is encoded by the coding sequence TTGATCATTTCGCATCACTGGTATCCCGAAAACGGCGTTCACCAACGCCGTTGGACATGGCTATCCAAGGTGCTTATTGATGCAGGACATCAGGTCACCGTGATCACGCCACCGCCCCATGGTCAACGGGCGGGATCAACCCGGGAAGGGTTGCGCTCCTTCAAACTTCTCAACGCCGAGGCGGAAACCGGGCAATCTGGGGAGTCGATCATCAGGACTCCGTATCTGCCCAGTAACAACTCACTGATCAGCAGGGGATTCAGCCAGGTTTTTGTGGCAGCGACCTCGTTGATCACCGCGCTGAAGCGCTCGCGTGGCAGAAATGGCCAGAAACCTGACCTGATCATAGGAACGGTTCCGGCTCTCCCCACATCGGTTATCACCTACCTGGTGGCCCTCTTCCAGCGCAGGCCCTACATCATCGACCTCCGAGACGCGTGGCCGGACCTCTTGGACCAGATCACCTCCTGGAATGAGGGGGTCAGTGAGACCAGTCGGTTGGAGAACCTCGTGCTCAAGGGACCGCTTAACCTCGGTGTCGGAATGATCAGAAGGATTGTGAACAACATCCTGCGGATGTCCTCCGGGATTGTCGTCACCGCAGAGAATCTTGAGCATCACCTCCGGGAGTCCACCGAGCTGTGGCGCAATAAACCCCCGGTGGACATCACCACCGTGCGCAATGTGTTTCCCGCGGAGACGGATTATCTGGCCACTGACAAAAGTTCCCGACCGGATAATGAACTGCGGGTGCTCTACGCCGGTACCCTCGGGCGGGCGCAGCATCTCCAGAATGCGATTGAGGCCGTCCGCATCGCGGAGGAAAAGGGTCTGACGGTTCATCTGCGCATGGTGGGGGCGGGCGCCACCAGGCAGGCACTGGTGAAGCATGCACGTGAGGTCGATGGTGCCATTGAGATCCTCAGCAGGAAACCCGCCGATGAACTCAATGCCGACTACGACTGGGCAGACACCGCTTTGGTTCACCTCACCCATTGGGAGCCACTGACCCGCGCTGTGCCCTCAAAGACCTATGAACTGATGGTCTCCCGGATACATATCAGTGCAGTCGTCTCAGGTGAGGCGGCGGAACTGGTGAGGCAGCAGGGCGCAGGCGATGTGGTGGACCCCGCCGACCCGGAAGGGTTGGCTGATCTGTGGATACAACTGGCTAAGAACCGTGACTGCCTGGCCATCAGTGGACGGGGATCTGACTGGGTCAGCCGCGAGCGGGAGACGATTGCTCCGCAGCGCCTCCTGAAGCTTGTTGATACAGCCGTGCAGGTGGGCAGGCACCCTTTCCGCAAGAAACGGACCGGTGGGAACTAG
- a CDS encoding DUF1707 domain-containing protein, with product MNVPSRKPSDSDREFLQAELTRLVGQGRLDLTTYQDLVDIVWSTDNNTDLMQIRARYFGGPPVQQQGSPVPPQPLPQHYQQPPQQPPAQHHQNYQYGHPNQPPHPHAPDGIPMGQHLGHPHQYTAVPHQDVEQSTMSSIKKTGEWVVPGYSSYKLNGSDLHLDLRRATASAPVVTIDISMNMSAATIVVPPGVHVDVQIASKNWSEFHVDTTNPIPGAPRVILTGVSRASTLKVITKSPNEPLGFWEQVFGK from the coding sequence ATGAACGTGCCATCAAGAAAGCCCAGTGACTCTGACCGCGAATTCCTCCAGGCTGAACTCACCCGACTCGTCGGGCAGGGTCGCCTGGATCTGACCACCTACCAGGATCTGGTGGATATCGTATGGTCAACGGACAATAACACTGATCTGATGCAGATCCGTGCCCGCTACTTCGGTGGGCCGCCCGTTCAACAGCAGGGTTCCCCGGTTCCCCCGCAGCCCCTCCCCCAGCACTACCAGCAGCCGCCGCAGCAACCTCCGGCGCAGCATCATCAGAACTACCAGTATGGGCACCCCAACCAGCCGCCCCATCCCCATGCTCCTGATGGGATCCCGATGGGGCAGCACCTGGGACACCCCCATCAGTACACCGCGGTACCCCACCAGGACGTGGAGCAATCCACCATGAGCAGCATCAAGAAAACCGGTGAATGGGTCGTCCCCGGATATTCCTCCTACAAGCTCAATGGTTCGGATCTGCACCTGGATCTGCGCAGGGCCACAGCCTCGGCACCGGTGGTGACCATTGACATCTCCATGAACATGTCGGCGGCCACCATCGTGGTCCCACCGGGTGTGCACGTGGATGTCCAGATCGCCAGCAAGAACTGGTCGGAGTTCCATGTGGACACCACCAATCCGATCCCGGGCGCTCCCCGGGTGATCCTCACCGGGGTGTCTCGTGCCTCCACGCTCAAGGTGATCACCAAGAGCCCGAATGAGCCCCTGGGATTCTGGGAGCAGGTCTTCGGCAAGTAA
- a CDS encoding acyl carrier protein yields MSLNPTPNDADVSDSQSGTQQTLTTLITILSDVGGVDSDDITTDSRLRDDLAISSLNLIEAVVLVEDAFGVRIEDADVQGFSTVGDVITFVETHRPAA; encoded by the coding sequence ATGAGCCTGAACCCCACCCCGAATGATGCCGATGTATCTGACTCCCAGTCCGGTACACAACAGACGCTGACCACCCTGATCACCATTTTGTCCGATGTAGGTGGCGTGGACAGCGATGACATCACCACCGACTCGCGCCTGCGTGATGATCTGGCCATCAGCTCCCTCAACCTCATCGAGGCTGTCGTACTGGTGGAGGACGCCTTCGGCGTGCGCATCGAAGATGCCGATGTCCAGGGGTTTTCCACTGTCGGTGATGTGATCACCTTCGTGGAGACCCACCGTCCCGCCGCCTGA
- a CDS encoding HAD-IIA family hydrolase: MTVNISYLTDMDGVLIREGDMIPGADRFLQALTHNNIEFMVLTNNSIFTPRDLSARLRSSGLEIPPERIWTSATATAHFLKSQMKEGTAYVVGESGLTTALHTAGWILTDSNPDFVVLGETRTYSFEAITTAINLILRGARFICTNPDVTGPSPTGILPATGSVAALITAATGAEPYFIGKPNPVMMRSALNTIGAHSEHTVMIGDRMDTDVISGLEAGMRTVLVKSGISDEAEIKRYPFRPTMVVDSIADIAENWDDPFGDGSFFEDDPAEKATGFSEES; encoded by the coding sequence ATGACTGTGAATATCTCTTATCTCACCGATATGGATGGCGTCCTCATCAGGGAAGGCGACATGATCCCCGGTGCGGACCGGTTCCTGCAGGCGCTGACCCACAACAACATCGAGTTCATGGTGTTGACCAATAATTCGATCTTCACACCCCGTGATCTCTCCGCACGCCTGCGCTCCTCCGGTCTGGAGATCCCACCGGAGCGCATCTGGACCTCCGCGACCGCCACCGCCCACTTCCTGAAATCACAGATGAAAGAGGGCACCGCCTACGTGGTGGGTGAATCCGGTCTCACCACCGCACTCCACACAGCAGGCTGGATCCTCACTGATTCCAACCCTGATTTTGTGGTCCTGGGTGAGACCCGCACCTATTCCTTCGAGGCGATCACCACCGCCATCAACCTGATTCTGCGCGGTGCCCGCTTCATCTGCACCAACCCGGATGTCACCGGCCCTTCCCCCACCGGAATCCTGCCGGCCACCGGTTCGGTTGCCGCCCTCATCACCGCCGCCACCGGCGCAGAACCCTACTTCATCGGCAAGCCCAACCCCGTGATGATGCGCAGTGCGCTCAACACCATCGGCGCGCATTCGGAACACACCGTCATGATCGGCGACCGCATGGACACCGATGTGATCTCAGGCCTGGAAGCCGGCATGCGCACGGTTCTGGTCAAGAGCGGGATCTCCGATGAGGCGGAAATCAAACGCTACCCCTTCCGCCCCACCATGGTGGTTGATTCCATCGCCGACATCGCCGAAAACTGGGATGACCCCTTCGGCGACGGATCCTTCTTCGAGGATGATCCGGCAGAAAAGGCCACCGGTTTCTCCGAGGAGAGCTGA
- a CDS encoding App1 family protein — protein sequence MAISDIVRKGENASNRAAMKWSTGKGWIPEVTGFSGYGTDRRIRVLARVLMTNPDKPESIPSGAEYQSPVSLGKQAQRGWRQFFTIQIPEHPVRVSIGDTIVETHTDSNGYLDLLIEDHGLATGWHDVTVQAEGAQPATARVLIVSPSARLGLVSDIDDTVMVTWLPRALLAAWNSWIRHTNTRQPVPGMAEFYAELLKNDPDAPVFYLSTGAWNTFETLRGFLTRHNLPDGPMLLTDWGPTPTGLFRSGQEHKKVQLRNLFIDYPDIKWILVGDDGQHDPLIFDEAVAEHPDRIAGVAIRELSPGEHVLSHGTTGALSTITTNGGQGVPVVHGRDGHELLEHHRSKPFPLTVDPTGSAESER from the coding sequence ATGGCGATATCAGACATTGTGCGCAAGGGCGAGAATGCCTCTAACCGGGCCGCCATGAAATGGTCCACCGGCAAAGGGTGGATCCCTGAGGTGACAGGTTTCTCCGGTTATGGAACCGACCGACGGATCCGGGTACTCGCGAGGGTGCTCATGACCAACCCGGACAAACCGGAGAGCATCCCCTCCGGGGCTGAATACCAGTCACCGGTGTCCCTGGGTAAACAGGCACAGCGCGGGTGGCGCCAGTTCTTCACCATCCAGATCCCCGAACACCCCGTGCGTGTGAGTATCGGCGATACCATCGTGGAGACCCACACCGATTCCAACGGTTACCTTGACCTGCTCATCGAGGACCACGGTTTGGCTACCGGTTGGCACGATGTGACGGTGCAGGCCGAGGGTGCACAACCAGCCACGGCGCGGGTGCTCATCGTGTCCCCTTCGGCGCGACTGGGGCTGGTCTCTGATATCGATGACACCGTCATGGTCACCTGGCTTCCCCGCGCCCTGTTGGCTGCCTGGAATTCCTGGATCCGCCACACCAACACCCGCCAACCGGTTCCCGGCATGGCTGAGTTCTATGCCGAGCTGCTCAAAAATGACCCGGACGCGCCGGTGTTCTACCTCTCCACCGGGGCATGGAACACCTTCGAAACACTGCGTGGCTTCCTGACCAGGCATAACCTCCCCGACGGGCCGATGCTGCTCACCGATTGGGGCCCCACCCCCACCGGGCTATTCCGTTCAGGACAGGAGCACAAGAAGGTCCAACTGCGTAACCTCTTCATTGATTATCCGGACATCAAGTGGATTCTCGTCGGTGATGATGGGCAGCATGACCCGCTGATCTTTGATGAGGCCGTCGCTGAGCATCCGGACCGGATCGCCGGTGTGGCCATCCGCGAACTCTCCCCCGGGGAGCACGTGTTGTCCCATGGCACCACCGGTGCGTTGTCCACCATCACCACCAATGGCGGGCAGGGTGTGCCAGTGGTACACGGCCGCGATGGTCACGAGCTTCTTGAGCATCACCGGTCCAAGCCGTTTCCCCTGACCGTGGATCCAACCGGCTCAGCAGAATCCGAGAGGTGA